The proteins below are encoded in one region of Myxococcales bacterium:
- a CDS encoding acyl-CoA thioesterase, which produces MSDPSNNPARPVCIELPVMWGDMDALGHVNNAVYARWLEQARIAYFERLGLIGGGSVGPILARQAIDFREPVTYPDTVSVSVGVTRIGTTSLTLGYRTTSQAKQGMTVMEAESVIVVFDYATGKKTPVSAELKRGIDSLQKE; this is translated from the coding sequence ATGTCCGATCCGTCGAACAACCCCGCGCGTCCCGTGTGCATCGAGCTGCCCGTGATGTGGGGCGACATGGACGCCCTCGGACACGTCAATAATGCGGTCTACGCCCGCTGGCTCGAGCAGGCTCGCATCGCGTATTTCGAGCGGCTCGGGTTGATCGGCGGCGGCAGCGTCGGCCCGATCCTCGCTCGGCAGGCGATCGATTTTCGCGAACCCGTCACCTATCCCGACACAGTCAGCGTCTCGGTCGGCGTCACTCGTATCGGTACGACCTCTCTCACTCTCGGATATCGCACGACCAGCCAGGCCAAGCAGGGCATGACCGTCATGGAAGCAGAGAGTGTGATCGTGGTCTTCGACTATGCGACCGGCAAAAAAACTCCGGTGAGCGCTGAGCTCAAACGCGGGATCGACTCGCTGCAGAAGGAGTGA
- the gloB gene encoding hydroxyacylglutathione hydrolase — MRVITVPCLQDNYAYLIVADGSNRALVVDPSEADPVIAALTRNELTLGAILNTHHHWDHTGGNEALCQAFGELPVHGHASDAGRIPLLNVQHNHGDEFEELGLSFKALHVPGHTSGAVAYVCGDAVFTGDTLFAAGCGRLFEGTPAQMYESLNEKLGALPDATRVFCGHEYTAANLRFAAHLEPSNNDVRGKAERVAALRERGEPSVPSSIGDERRTNPFMRCDSAELRKHLAAELAADASPGDVLGAIRAEKDSFR; from the coding sequence ATGCGTGTGATCACCGTCCCCTGCCTCCAAGACAACTATGCGTACCTCATCGTCGCCGACGGCAGCAACCGCGCGCTGGTCGTCGATCCGAGCGAGGCCGATCCCGTCATCGCCGCACTCACCCGCAACGAGCTGACGCTGGGCGCCATCCTCAACACCCACCACCACTGGGATCACACCGGCGGCAACGAGGCGCTGTGTCAGGCGTTCGGCGAGCTGCCCGTGCATGGGCACGCATCCGACGCCGGCCGCATCCCGCTCCTCAACGTGCAGCACAACCACGGCGACGAGTTCGAGGAGCTCGGGTTGTCCTTCAAAGCGCTGCACGTCCCTGGACACACCTCGGGTGCCGTGGCCTACGTGTGCGGTGATGCCGTCTTCACCGGGGATACCCTCTTCGCCGCCGGTTGCGGTCGCTTGTTCGAGGGTACGCCGGCGCAGATGTACGAGTCACTCAATGAGAAGCTCGGCGCGCTGCCCGACGCCACGCGCGTGTTCTGTGGCCACGAGTACACCGCGGCCAACCTGCGCTTCGCCGCACACCTCGAGCCCAGCAACAACGACGTGCGGGGCAAGGCCGAGCGGGTGGCTGCGCTGCGCGAGCGCGGTGAGCCGAGCGTGCCTTCCAGCATCGGCGACGAGCGCCGCACCAACCCCTTCATGCGCTGCGACAGCGCCGAGCTCCGCAAGCACCTCGCGGCCGAGCTCGCCGCCGACGCGAGCCCTGGAGATGTGCTCGGCGCCATCAGAGCGGAGAAAGACAGCTTCCGGTGA
- a CDS encoding protein kinase, with the protein MSPPTTPGSDAAGGGQSDDPRVGTVLSDRYRLDSLLGEGGMGKVYAAEHVMMRKRLAVKVLHRELTAVPEVVARFEREAMAAANIDHPNVAAATDFGKLADGSVFLVLEFVQGRNLRDEIAKGPMAIERALSVARQMAAGLTAAHALEIVHRDLKPENVMLIEKGGDPDFAKVLDFGIAKVPIGEVGGDDRGSKPITKVGMVFGTPEYMAPEQALGQSVDGRADVYALGVILYEMVAGVRPFSSKSPVGILGQQLSKTPPSIAERVPGLFVPPTVEHLVQHMLAREASERVQTASDVVAAIDALLGPAPQSGARLFTMAAGSPPSSPFNPRVGSIPDLDDPVPVLVPPDALRRLPSSPGVLPSSPGHDIAIIPAPEAFGRPASVPDVLEADLENPSSPSLALPPTSASPDRFRAALDDIVAKAKTGFGDTLSWIDAQRLRLPPAVREPLSKVSATALLFGALALVGGGVLALVLLVGLVVGGSRDKHPKPSPSALASGSAPDPIASEESAPSSAVAPERELTQATAAGAAALAELSARYPKDTAVLLALAKLQISEKKHTEAVGTLGKILGVDPGQNDSPELASALWTTAQARDSEDATFALLEGSMGSRGADMLHDLATTRGVRREVKLRADRWLGTEAFQKRSTPALNVLVALEKAQTCKQRYALLLRAKNQGDERALGLFVRYRDKTGCGKKRRDDCNDCMRSDGRLEEAIEAVKGRGKK; encoded by the coding sequence ATGTCGCCCCCGACGACCCCAGGTTCGGACGCCGCCGGGGGCGGCCAGAGCGACGATCCGCGCGTGGGGACGGTGCTGTCGGATCGGTATCGCCTCGACTCGCTCCTCGGTGAGGGCGGCATGGGCAAGGTGTACGCGGCCGAGCACGTCATGATGCGCAAGCGGTTGGCGGTGAAGGTACTTCACCGCGAGCTGACGGCGGTGCCGGAGGTGGTCGCTCGATTCGAGCGCGAGGCAATGGCGGCTGCGAACATCGATCACCCCAACGTCGCCGCGGCGACTGACTTCGGTAAGCTCGCCGATGGTTCGGTGTTCCTGGTGCTCGAGTTCGTCCAGGGGCGCAACTTGCGCGACGAGATTGCCAAGGGCCCCATGGCCATCGAACGGGCGCTCTCGGTCGCTCGTCAAATGGCAGCCGGACTCACCGCCGCACACGCGCTCGAGATCGTGCATCGGGATCTGAAACCCGAGAACGTGATGCTGATCGAAAAAGGGGGTGATCCTGATTTCGCGAAGGTGCTCGATTTCGGGATCGCCAAGGTTCCGATCGGCGAGGTTGGGGGGGACGACCGCGGCAGCAAGCCGATCACCAAGGTCGGAATGGTCTTTGGTACGCCGGAGTACATGGCCCCCGAGCAAGCCCTCGGTCAGAGCGTCGATGGTCGCGCCGATGTCTACGCGCTGGGTGTGATCCTCTACGAGATGGTCGCGGGCGTGCGCCCGTTCAGCAGCAAGAGCCCCGTGGGGATCCTCGGCCAACAACTCTCCAAGACCCCCCCCAGCATCGCCGAGCGTGTGCCGGGGCTGTTCGTGCCGCCCACGGTGGAGCACCTGGTGCAACACATGTTGGCGCGGGAGGCATCCGAGCGCGTGCAGACTGCGAGTGATGTCGTGGCCGCTATCGACGCGCTGCTCGGTCCGGCCCCCCAGAGCGGTGCGCGGCTGTTCACGATGGCGGCGGGCTCGCCCCCTTCATCGCCGTTCAACCCGCGTGTTGGGTCGATCCCCGATCTGGACGACCCGGTGCCCGTGCTGGTGCCCCCGGATGCACTGCGCAGGCTGCCGTCGTCGCCGGGGGTGTTACCGAGCTCGCCAGGACACGACATCGCCATCATTCCGGCGCCCGAGGCGTTCGGGCGCCCGGCCTCGGTGCCCGACGTGTTGGAAGCGGATCTCGAGAATCCATCGAGCCCCAGCCTGGCGCTGCCTCCGACCTCGGCGTCTCCGGATCGCTTCCGTGCAGCCTTGGACGACATCGTTGCAAAGGCAAAGACTGGCTTTGGCGACACGCTGTCGTGGATTGACGCGCAGCGACTGCGCTTGCCTCCGGCGGTGCGCGAGCCGCTGTCGAAGGTCTCGGCGACTGCGCTGCTCTTCGGGGCGCTTGCACTCGTCGGGGGCGGGGTGCTCGCTCTGGTGCTGCTCGTTGGGCTCGTCGTCGGCGGCAGCCGGGACAAACATCCAAAGCCAAGCCCATCGGCGCTGGCATCGGGCTCGGCGCCAGATCCGATCGCTTCGGAGGAATCAGCGCCGAGCTCGGCCGTGGCTCCGGAGCGTGAGCTCACGCAGGCCACGGCTGCGGGTGCTGCCGCCCTCGCGGAGCTCTCCGCCCGGTACCCGAAGGACACGGCAGTCCTGCTCGCCCTGGCCAAGCTGCAGATCAGCGAGAAAAAACACACCGAGGCGGTGGGAACACTCGGAAAGATCCTGGGCGTGGACCCCGGGCAGAACGACAGTCCCGAGCTGGCTAGTGCACTGTGGACTACTGCGCAGGCCAGGGACTCCGAAGATGCGACCTTCGCGCTCCTCGAAGGCTCGATGGGCTCGCGCGGTGCGGACATGCTCCATGATCTGGCGACCACCCGCGGCGTGCGACGTGAGGTCAAGCTGCGGGCGGACCGCTGGCTCGGCACCGAGGCTTTCCAGAAACGTTCGACCCCCGCGCTGAACGTGCTGGTCGCGCTGGAAAAGGCGCAGACCTGCAAACAGCGCTACGCGCTCTTGTTGCGGGCCAAGAACCAGGGCGACGAGCGGGCCCTCGGGCTGTTCGTGCGCTACCGCGACAAGACTGGGTGTGGAAAGAAGAGGCGCGACGATTGCAACGACTGCATGCGCTCCGACGGCCGCCTTGAAGAGGCCATCGAAGCGGTCAAGGGGCGCGGCAAGAAGTAG
- a CDS encoding esterase, whose product MSGRRAPIFCALLLAACDGCGARGGSSPSGAPPASVTSARTTRTPSAVAKPSAAPASASAAPLARLLPASELTWVYDSTQAGPMQVVVRLPARREGQRFPVLVAMHGRGESFKGPAHGARGWIDDYGLVTALDRLHAPPLVDEDLEGLADKQRLAHLNQALARQPYRDLIVVCPFTPDILSGDKPFSSARPFARFVVNELLPRVYRETPALGTPASTGIDGVSLGGRASVLIGLEYPESFGAVAALQAAFDSADAPELTRRAKAAREKNPKLALRFLTSDHDFFLNSTRNISKALRAADVDHVLDVIPGPHDYIFNRGPGVYEMLTFHDRVLRGVAPIE is encoded by the coding sequence GTGAGCGGGCGGCGGGCCCCGATCTTCTGCGCCTTGCTCCTGGCGGCCTGCGATGGCTGTGGAGCGCGCGGTGGCTCGAGCCCGTCAGGCGCGCCCCCGGCGTCGGTGACGTCCGCACGCACGACGCGCACGCCTTCGGCGGTCGCCAAGCCAAGCGCAGCGCCGGCTTCGGCGAGCGCTGCGCCGCTCGCGCGCCTGCTACCAGCGAGTGAGCTCACCTGGGTCTACGACTCGACCCAGGCCGGACCGATGCAGGTCGTCGTTCGCCTGCCAGCGCGTCGAGAAGGGCAGCGTTTTCCCGTGCTCGTTGCCATGCACGGGCGGGGTGAGTCGTTCAAAGGCCCGGCGCATGGCGCTCGCGGCTGGATCGACGACTACGGACTGGTGACCGCGCTCGATCGCCTGCACGCGCCGCCGCTGGTCGATGAAGATCTCGAAGGGCTCGCGGACAAACAGCGGCTGGCGCACCTGAATCAGGCGCTCGCGCGGCAGCCCTACCGAGACTTGATCGTCGTGTGTCCGTTCACGCCCGACATCTTGAGCGGTGACAAACCCTTCAGCTCCGCGCGACCGTTTGCGCGTTTTGTGGTGAACGAGCTCTTGCCGAGGGTCTACCGTGAGACTCCCGCGCTGGGCACGCCGGCATCGACGGGCATCGACGGGGTCAGCCTGGGAGGACGCGCATCCGTCCTGATCGGGCTCGAGTACCCCGAATCGTTCGGTGCCGTCGCGGCTCTTCAGGCGGCATTCGATTCAGCGGACGCGCCGGAGCTGACACGGCGCGCGAAGGCTGCGCGGGAGAAGAACCCGAAGCTCGCGCTCCGCTTCCTGACTAGCGATCACGACTTCTTTCTCAATTCGACTCGCAACATCTCCAAGGCGTTGCGCGCCGCCGATGTCGACCACGTGCTCGACGTGATCCCCGGGCCCCACGACTACATCTTCAACCGGGGTCCGGGTGTGTACGAGATGCTCACCTTCCACGATCGAGTACTGCGCGGAGTGGCGCCGATCGAATGA
- a CDS encoding type II toxin-antitoxin system VapC family toxin: MAEVVLDANVLVGLLDAGDVHHARARALVDRLQADGHSTVLLDVLVGEAVSVLCRRRDRRTQPPQLEPALGFVREWFQAGDVTSVQGEATRLAEDILDVVLATQGTLNFNDALLVVLRREGTIDSVASFDQGFDQVEGFARIE, from the coding sequence ATGGCTGAAGTCGTCCTCGACGCGAACGTCCTCGTCGGGTTGCTCGACGCCGGGGACGTGCATCACGCACGTGCAAGGGCGCTCGTCGATCGGCTCCAGGCCGACGGGCATTCCACGGTGCTCTTGGATGTGCTGGTGGGGGAAGCCGTGTCGGTGCTGTGCCGGCGACGGGACCGGCGCACGCAGCCACCGCAGCTCGAGCCCGCCCTCGGGTTCGTCCGGGAATGGTTTCAAGCGGGCGATGTGACGAGCGTGCAGGGCGAGGCCACGCGGCTGGCCGAGGACATCCTCGACGTGGTGCTAGCGACGCAGGGCACGTTGAACTTCAACGACGCCCTGCTGGTGGTGCTGCGGCGCGAGGGTACCATCGACAGCGTCGCGTCCTTCGACCAGGGGTTCGACCAGGTCGAAGGGTTCGCTCGCATAGAATAG
- a CDS encoding PilZ domain-containing protein: MSGHGHFRGLWRRPARLAGALGGADGLWRRPATIVDLSLGGARVHTDAEIPAGSVVRLEVESPNRWDPLEVSARVAWTNVREGGTEMGLAFEVSSSVIRGLVDLLAADGYG, from the coding sequence ATGAGCGGACACGGCCATTTCCGAGGGCTCTGGCGGCGCCCGGCCCGGCTGGCCGGGGCGCTCGGCGGAGCGGACGGCCTGTGGCGAAGGCCGGCGACCATCGTCGATCTGTCGCTGGGTGGTGCTCGGGTGCACACCGACGCCGAGATCCCGGCGGGGTCGGTGGTGCGGCTCGAGGTCGAGAGCCCGAATCGCTGGGATCCGCTCGAGGTGAGCGCCCGGGTTGCCTGGACCAACGTCCGGGAGGGCGGGACCGAAATGGGGCTGGCCTTCGAGGTCTCTTCCAGCGTGATCCGCGGACTCGTCGACCTGTTGGCGGCCGACGGTTACGGCTGA
- a CDS encoding pyridoxamine 5'-phosphate oxidase family protein, translated as MPPASSADHRINTETELRQLIGSPTELVCKKLAARLNPLTREFILRSPFVCVATTNAEGNCDVSPRGDPAGFVRILDDQTLLIPERPGNRIADTLTNIIASSRIGLLFLVPGVTETFRVNGRATLTTDPELLAPCAVEGKAPRLGIVVSIEQAFTQCSKAPLRAQLWEPSLHVNPESMPSNGQILRAIEGDGFDAEGYDAERSERYRRREGFY; from the coding sequence ATGCCTCCAGCGTCCAGCGCGGATCACAGGATAAATACCGAGACCGAGCTGCGTCAGCTGATCGGTTCACCCACCGAGCTGGTGTGCAAGAAGCTCGCGGCTCGGCTCAACCCTCTGACCCGCGAGTTCATCCTGCGCTCCCCGTTCGTGTGCGTCGCGACCACCAACGCCGAAGGCAACTGTGATGTGAGCCCGCGAGGCGACCCGGCTGGGTTCGTGCGTATCCTCGACGATCAGACCCTGCTAATCCCCGAGCGCCCGGGCAATCGCATCGCGGACACCTTGACCAACATCATCGCGAGCTCGCGGATCGGGCTCTTGTTCCTGGTCCCGGGAGTCACGGAGACGTTCCGGGTCAACGGCCGCGCCACGCTGACGACGGATCCCGAGCTGCTCGCTCCCTGTGCGGTCGAGGGCAAGGCGCCGCGCCTCGGCATCGTCGTCAGCATCGAGCAGGCGTTCACCCAGTGCTCGAAGGCGCCCCTCCGCGCGCAACTCTGGGAGCCGAGCCTGCACGTCAATCCGGAGTCGATGCCCAGCAACGGACAGATCCTGCGCGCCATCGAGGGCGATGGGTTCGACGCCGAGGGTTACGACGCCGAGCGCAGCGAGCGTTATCGCCGCCGCGAAGGCTTTTACTGA
- a CDS encoding carbon-nitrogen hydrolase family protein, whose amino-acid sequence MTEPRTLRVAAVQVESLNGDGANNLKRTEPLVAEAARAGARLVLCPEFLAAGYIYSESIWDAGERQTGATETWLRRVAAEHHVYVGATYLEAEGDDFYNTFALAGPDGRIVGRIRKESLPAFEGWYFKSCPEPKSIDTEDFRISVGICQDNHTARFFERVRQEKPDLLLMPHSAPCVPFGTSVMQNNLGEVAPYYARAFGIPVVLVNKAGGRCHTPIPGVPLVRLRFDFPGLSCICDADGRVLERLADREGVIVADVLLDPSRKRHPPAPKHWYWSRAPRVLPRVLGAFFVVMERLGKRAYSRNRGRPVAARGVSS is encoded by the coding sequence GTGACCGAGCCTCGAACCCTCCGCGTCGCGGCCGTGCAGGTCGAGAGCCTCAACGGCGACGGCGCGAACAACTTGAAGCGCACCGAGCCGCTGGTCGCCGAGGCCGCACGGGCGGGAGCCCGCCTGGTCCTGTGCCCCGAGTTCCTGGCCGCGGGATACATCTACAGCGAGTCCATCTGGGACGCGGGCGAGCGCCAGACGGGAGCCACCGAGACTTGGCTCAGACGGGTTGCTGCGGAGCACCACGTCTACGTCGGAGCCACGTATCTGGAGGCGGAGGGCGACGACTTCTACAACACCTTCGCTCTCGCGGGACCCGACGGCCGCATTGTCGGCCGCATCCGCAAGGAGTCCTTGCCGGCCTTCGAGGGCTGGTATTTCAAGAGCTGCCCCGAGCCGAAATCGATCGACACGGAAGACTTTCGGATCTCCGTCGGCATCTGCCAGGACAACCACACGGCGCGGTTCTTCGAGCGCGTTCGGCAGGAGAAGCCGGACCTGCTGCTCATGCCCCACTCGGCACCTTGCGTGCCCTTCGGAACGTCCGTGATGCAGAACAACCTGGGTGAGGTCGCGCCGTACTACGCCAGGGCGTTCGGCATCCCCGTGGTGCTGGTGAACAAAGCAGGCGGCCGCTGCCACACGCCGATCCCGGGCGTCCCGCTGGTGCGCCTGCGCTTCGACTTTCCCGGTCTCTCGTGCATCTGCGACGCGGACGGTCGCGTGCTCGAGCGCTTGGCCGACCGGGAGGGAGTGATCGTGGCGGACGTGTTGCTCGACCCGAGCCGAAAGCGCCACCCGCCCGCTCCGAAGCACTGGTACTGGTCACGAGCGCCCCGGGTCTTGCCCCGCGTGCTGGGCGCGTTCTTCGTGGTCATGGAGCGCCTGGGCAAGCGCGCTTACTCACGCAATCGCGGTCGCCCCGTCGCGGCGCGCGGTGTTTCTTCCTGA
- a CDS encoding IgGFc-binding protein yields MALRSPALWFALCLVLSPGPLALACSSDAEVVQKDGTGGKPADSGIDVLACSAGQFVCSGDVAKPCLGGGKVGDPVDCAASSKICVDFFGCVTCAPTSQSCANGTAKICKNDGSAWETFECDATQGMKCETSGCTGSCTPPSLKYSYLGCDYFPTVTLNPVWSGFEFAVAVANAGKSAASVVVTRGTTEVKKTSVAAGALEVLSLPWVPELKGGDVDACQLPPDPGATRVVKGGAYRLRTDQPVTVYQLSPLRYEIKPAPAECPVGAKCPGGFGSDCLAFSNDATLLLPSTTLTGNYTSVAWPSAPNRAGFVAVTATQDGTEVQLFGKGEFAAGAGIDTSGNGKVTLARGDVLEVIARHDGPSGQYGADISGTRLKASKPVQVIGGHSCANIPTAATDACDHIEHAMLPVETLGKEYYVAFPAALASQSPHVVRIVAIEPNTKLTFDPASVSGDKTLSPTDAPLELSGVTEDFKVSGDKAFMVAQFMQGQASVPSGSGDPSLGLAVPAAQYRKDYLFITSATYDTSFVNVITKSGASVSLDGAPLSGTPSLIGASGYAVTRVELPAGLEVHRIESGSPFGIMVYGYGRYTSYMYAGGLDLTPITIPPVF; encoded by the coding sequence ATGGCGTTGCGCTCTCCCGCTCTCTGGTTCGCGCTGTGTCTAGTGCTGTCACCCGGCCCGCTCGCCCTTGCCTGTTCGAGCGATGCCGAGGTCGTCCAGAAGGACGGCACCGGCGGCAAGCCGGCCGACAGCGGCATCGACGTGTTGGCCTGCTCCGCGGGTCAGTTCGTGTGCAGCGGCGACGTAGCCAAACCCTGCCTCGGCGGCGGTAAGGTCGGAGACCCGGTCGATTGCGCGGCGTCCAGCAAGATCTGTGTCGACTTCTTCGGCTGTGTCACCTGTGCGCCCACATCGCAGTCGTGCGCCAACGGCACGGCCAAGATCTGCAAGAACGATGGCAGCGCCTGGGAGACCTTCGAGTGTGACGCGACCCAGGGCATGAAGTGCGAAACGAGCGGCTGCACCGGCAGCTGTACACCGCCGAGCCTGAAGTACAGCTACCTGGGCTGCGACTACTTCCCGACGGTGACGCTCAATCCGGTGTGGAGCGGCTTCGAGTTCGCCGTGGCTGTGGCGAACGCGGGCAAGAGCGCAGCCTCGGTGGTCGTGACGCGCGGCACGACGGAGGTCAAGAAGACCAGCGTCGCGGCCGGCGCTCTCGAGGTGCTCAGCTTGCCCTGGGTGCCCGAGCTCAAGGGTGGAGACGTCGATGCCTGTCAGCTGCCGCCGGATCCCGGCGCGACGCGCGTGGTGAAGGGTGGCGCCTACCGGCTTCGCACCGATCAGCCGGTGACCGTGTACCAGCTCTCGCCGCTCCGCTACGAGATCAAGCCCGCGCCTGCCGAGTGCCCGGTCGGTGCCAAGTGCCCCGGTGGTTTCGGCAGTGACTGCCTGGCGTTCTCCAACGACGCGACGCTGCTGCTTCCATCAACGACCCTGACCGGGAACTACACCAGCGTCGCCTGGCCGAGCGCGCCCAATCGCGCCGGGTTCGTGGCCGTGACCGCAACCCAAGATGGGACCGAGGTGCAGCTGTTCGGCAAGGGTGAGTTCGCAGCGGGTGCGGGCATCGATACGAGTGGCAACGGCAAGGTCACCCTCGCTCGCGGCGATGTGCTCGAGGTCATCGCGCGACACGACGGCCCGAGCGGACAGTACGGCGCGGACATCAGCGGCACCCGCCTCAAGGCCAGCAAACCCGTGCAGGTCATCGGCGGGCACTCGTGCGCGAACATCCCCACTGCCGCGACCGACGCTTGTGACCACATCGAGCACGCCATGCTGCCCGTGGAGACGCTTGGCAAGGAGTACTACGTAGCCTTTCCCGCGGCCCTCGCCAGTCAGTCGCCGCACGTCGTGCGCATCGTCGCGATCGAGCCGAACACCAAGCTCACCTTCGATCCTGCGAGCGTCTCGGGTGACAAGACCTTGAGCCCGACGGACGCACCGCTCGAGCTCTCGGGCGTGACCGAGGACTTCAAGGTCAGCGGAGACAAGGCGTTCATGGTCGCCCAGTTCATGCAGGGGCAAGCTTCGGTCCCGAGCGGCTCGGGTGATCCGAGCCTGGGTCTGGCCGTACCCGCGGCGCAGTATCGCAAGGACTACCTCTTCATCACCAGCGCCACCTACGACACCAGCTTCGTCAACGTGATCACCAAGTCGGGCGCCAGTGTCAGCCTGGACGGCGCGCCGCTCTCCGGCACACCGTCTCTGATCGGCGCCAGCGGGTACGCGGTCACCCGCGTCGAGCTCCCGGCGGGGCTCGAGGTTCACCGCATCGAGTCCGGCAGCCCCTTCGGAATCATGGTGTACGGCTACGGGCGCTACACGAGCTACATGTATGCCGGCGGCCTCGACTTGACGCCGATCACGATCCCACCGGTCTTCTGA
- a CDS encoding glutathione S-transferase family protein has protein sequence MSIVLYHHPFSRAATVVWMLEEIGEPYDLSYVDIMKGEQKAPELVAHNPMGKLPTLTDDGVVITEGAAIGLYLADRYAYGRLAPRVDDPARGTYLRWSLFAPSVIEPGAMAKLAGWSFKEGQAGWGAYESMLSAMESAISDRGFILGDTFSMADVIFGGTLRYMLAFKMLEPRPSFTAYAERLAQRPALERAEAKNAAIREERGLNRV, from the coding sequence ATGTCGATCGTTCTCTACCATCACCCGTTTTCTCGCGCGGCCACTGTCGTCTGGATGCTCGAGGAGATCGGGGAGCCCTACGACCTCTCTTACGTGGACATCATGAAGGGGGAACAGAAGGCACCCGAGCTCGTTGCGCACAACCCGATGGGCAAGCTGCCCACTCTCACCGACGACGGCGTCGTGATCACGGAAGGCGCAGCGATCGGGCTCTACCTGGCCGATCGCTACGCTTACGGCCGCCTCGCTCCGCGGGTGGATGACCCCGCTCGGGGCACTTACCTCAGGTGGTCCCTGTTTGCGCCGTCGGTGATCGAACCGGGAGCGATGGCAAAACTCGCTGGCTGGTCCTTCAAGGAAGGGCAAGCGGGATGGGGTGCGTACGAGTCGATGCTGTCGGCGATGGAGAGCGCCATTTCGGACCGTGGTTTCATCCTGGGCGACACGTTCTCGATGGCCGACGTGATCTTCGGCGGCACCCTGCGCTACATGCTCGCTTTCAAGATGCTGGAGCCGCGCCCGAGCTTCACCGCGTACGCGGAGCGCCTGGCACAGAGGCCGGCGCTCGAGCGCGCCGAAGCAAAGAACGCGGCCATCCGTGAAGAGCGAGGGCTGAATCGAGTTTGA
- a CDS encoding TIGR02266 family protein has product MTVRYKSATLDEFIEHHSHDVSRGGMFIKTPSPFPPGTLLKFEVKIAEDKKVMQGVGRVVWKREAGSTDAEQPSGMGVKFIKIDDESTKVIDTLVKGRGEGGAAFEAGESDGGSAPEPAAAAADKQPAAAAAPAAAAKGPEPAKRKATMIGLGAVSTAPAAPKASEPAPAAKAKEPDGGSFFPKTDSEKDMPPPEDRTVMKQAAELLKDALREAGGSMDEVGEAPAPKASEKPPAKQASDPPPDKKSEQPAAAAAADEKKKPSVRPAAESDAAPESHVAKKDSVRPAAAKAVEEKTKKPVSVRPAAVAAAAPAASGGGAGKGIALVAAVGIIAGAVFLFTREKPPEPTTTPPPEPTPAVTTAATLEPAPQPTPTVTETAAPEPSAAPEPTPAESVAAPPPVAPKPPPVAPKPPPVAPKPPPVAPKPPPVAPKPPPVAPKPPPVVPPPVAPPPVAPKPPPPVNTSDNPY; this is encoded by the coding sequence ATGACGGTCCGCTACAAGAGCGCGACCCTTGACGAATTCATCGAGCACCACTCCCACGACGTCAGCCGCGGCGGCATGTTCATCAAGACTCCGTCGCCATTCCCCCCGGGTACCTTGCTCAAGTTCGAGGTGAAGATCGCCGAGGACAAGAAGGTCATGCAGGGTGTCGGTCGCGTGGTTTGGAAACGCGAAGCCGGCTCGACCGACGCCGAGCAGCCGTCGGGCATGGGCGTGAAGTTCATCAAAATCGATGACGAGTCGACGAAAGTCATCGATACCTTGGTCAAAGGCCGAGGCGAGGGTGGCGCGGCCTTCGAGGCGGGCGAGAGCGACGGAGGGAGCGCTCCCGAGCCGGCGGCTGCGGCTGCCGACAAGCAACCGGCGGCTGCCGCGGCGCCTGCTGCAGCGGCGAAGGGTCCAGAGCCGGCCAAGCGCAAGGCGACCATGATCGGTCTTGGTGCGGTGTCCACGGCTCCCGCGGCCCCGAAAGCATCGGAGCCCGCGCCCGCCGCCAAGGCCAAAGAGCCGGACGGCGGTTCCTTCTTCCCCAAGACCGACTCCGAAAAGGACATGCCTCCGCCGGAAGATCGGACCGTGATGAAACAGGCGGCGGAGCTGTTGAAAGACGCGCTCCGCGAGGCCGGCGGCTCGATGGATGAAGTCGGTGAAGCCCCCGCGCCAAAAGCCTCGGAGAAACCCCCGGCGAAACAGGCGAGCGACCCCCCGCCCGACAAGAAGAGCGAGCAGCCAGCTGCGGCGGCAGCCGCTGACGAAAAGAAGAAGCCCTCCGTGCGCCCCGCGGCCGAGTCCGATGCGGCACCGGAGTCCCACGTCGCAAAGAAGGACAGCGTGCGACCGGCGGCCGCCAAGGCCGTCGAAGAAAAAACGAAGAAGCCGGTCAGCGTGCGGCCGGCGGCAGTTGCAGCGGCTGCTCCCGCAGCGTCGGGTGGTGGTGCCGGAAAGGGCATCGCACTCGTCGCCGCGGTCGGCATCATCGCGGGCGCAGTCTTCCTGTTCACACGCGAAAAGCCGCCCGAGCCGACCACCACACCTCCGCCCGAGCCCACTCCAGCGGTGACAACGGCCGCGACCCTCGAGCCGGCGCCCCAGCCCACTCCCACCGTGACCGAGACCGCGGCACCGGAGCCAAGCGCCGCGCCGGAGCCCACTCCGGCCGAGAGCGTTGCGGCGCCCCCACCGGTTGCACCCAAGCCTCCGCCGGTTGCTCCGAAACCTCCGCCGGTCGCCCCCAAGCCTCCGCCGGTCGCACCCAAGCCTCCGCCGGTTGCACCCAAGCCTCCGCCGGTTGCTCCGAAGCCTCCGCCGGTCGTGCCTCCGCCGGTCGCGCCTCCGCCGGTCGCGCCGAAACCCCCGCCACCCGTCAATACCAGCGACAACCCCTACTGA